A genomic stretch from Shewanella woodyi ATCC 51908 includes:
- a CDS encoding AraC family transcriptional regulator: MNIKQAMETQPMPVIKAPSSPSLGTTSMPPVQQFLQAARHCKVDISAALALVGIDKATLYDADARIDGEQFQRLLHHLIEHSEHPLFGLYSARFIQPDRFTILGQIGLNSDNFAQALKQAMPLEKLVGDMGSTELREHPQGLKMVWHCQYSHPLVIPHLIDNVLASWVNFARFLMEDNRATAVEVKLQRSQPSLQEVKDYQTLFACPVLFEQSENAILIDKAMLTRPLPSGDNRRLPQLMANAQQRLKHMGSDDQLQLATARVIRQLLPQGTISRDLVANQLHLTGRTLQRKLLKQGVSYQTLVDNIRHEMADYWLACSELSASEIAVELGFSDVRVFFRAYKNWSGHSPGVKRLR; the protein is encoded by the coding sequence ATGAACATTAAACAAGCGATGGAGACACAGCCTATGCCAGTGATAAAAGCCCCCTCTTCTCCGTCACTAGGCACCACCTCTATGCCGCCTGTACAACAGTTTTTGCAGGCAGCTAGGCATTGCAAGGTTGATATTTCTGCAGCGCTTGCTTTGGTTGGTATAGATAAAGCCACACTCTATGACGCAGATGCCCGCATCGATGGCGAACAGTTTCAGCGGCTACTTCACCACCTCATTGAGCACTCAGAACACCCACTTTTTGGTCTCTACAGCGCTCGATTTATTCAGCCAGACCGCTTCACTATTTTGGGACAGATAGGCTTAAACTCAGATAACTTCGCCCAAGCCCTTAAGCAAGCGATGCCGCTTGAGAAGCTTGTAGGAGACATGGGGAGCACAGAGTTAAGGGAACATCCTCAAGGCTTAAAAATGGTGTGGCACTGCCAATATAGTCACCCATTGGTTATCCCTCACCTTATCGATAACGTGTTGGCCTCTTGGGTCAACTTTGCTCGTTTTCTGATGGAGGATAACCGCGCGACAGCCGTTGAGGTTAAGCTACAGAGATCTCAGCCTAGCTTGCAGGAGGTCAAGGATTACCAAACCCTTTTCGCCTGTCCGGTTCTATTTGAACAGAGTGAAAATGCCATCCTTATCGACAAAGCGATGCTGACTCGCCCACTTCCCAGCGGCGATAACCGTCGCCTGCCACAATTGATGGCTAACGCGCAGCAAAGGCTCAAACATATGGGCAGCGACGATCAACTACAATTGGCTACCGCTCGGGTTATCCGCCAACTTCTGCCACAGGGTACAATAAGCCGAGACTTGGTTGCCAACCAGCTTCACCTCACGGGGAGAACCCTGCAGCGCAAGCTGTTAAAGCAAGGGGTAAGTTACCAAACATTAGTGGATAATATTCGCCACGAGATGGCCGACTATTGGCTTGCTTGTAGTGAGTTATCAGCCAGTGAGATAGCGGTCGAACTTGGCTTTAGTGATGTCAGAGTGTTTTTCCGTGCCTACAAGAACTGGAGCGGACACTCTCCAGGAGTTAAGCGATTAAGATAA